A genomic region of Mycobacterium senriense contains the following coding sequences:
- a CDS encoding LLM class F420-dependent oxidoreductase — translation MTEPDTATPNLGRFGFFGLGATGEQAQEIERLGYGTIWVAGSPPAELSFVEPILEATTTLKVATGIVNIWTAAAQPVAESFHRINAAYPGRFVLGIGVGHPEVQGQYRKPYEALVSYLDELDEYGVPADQRVLAAQGPRVLKLSADRTAGAHPANATPRHTAWAREIIGPDALLAPVHNVVLNTDDEEARAVARAGLDHYFSLSNYVSSWKRLGFTDADVTRPGSDEFIDAVVAHGTSDQIAERLGEYLQAGADHVAILPLGIYDNALALPILAELAVSLGLSGPQA, via the coding sequence ATGACTGAACCAGACACCGCCACTCCGAACCTCGGTCGCTTCGGCTTCTTCGGACTTGGCGCCACCGGCGAACAAGCGCAGGAGATCGAACGGCTCGGCTACGGCACAATTTGGGTCGCAGGTTCCCCGCCGGCCGAGCTGTCCTTTGTCGAGCCAATCCTGGAAGCGACGACCACCCTGAAGGTGGCCACCGGCATCGTCAACATCTGGACGGCCGCCGCCCAGCCCGTCGCCGAGTCGTTCCACCGCATCAACGCCGCCTACCCGGGCCGCTTCGTGCTCGGCATCGGGGTGGGTCACCCCGAAGTCCAGGGGCAATACCGCAAGCCGTACGAAGCGCTGGTGTCGTACCTCGACGAGCTCGACGAATACGGCGTGCCGGCCGATCAACGCGTGCTTGCCGCGCAGGGGCCGCGCGTGCTGAAGCTGTCGGCCGACCGCACGGCCGGGGCGCACCCGGCCAACGCCACGCCCCGACACACCGCGTGGGCTCGCGAGATCATCGGGCCGGATGCGCTGCTGGCGCCCGTGCACAACGTGGTGCTGAACACCGATGATGAGGAAGCCCGCGCCGTCGCGCGCGCGGGGCTGGACCATTACTTCAGCCTGTCGAACTACGTAAGCAGTTGGAAGCGGCTAGGTTTCACCGACGCCGACGTCACCCGGCCAGGCAGCGACGAGTTCATCGACGCCGTGGTCGCCCACGGCACTTCCGACCAGATCGCCGAGCGCCTCGGCGAGTATCTGCAGGCCGGCGCCGATCATGTCGCGATCCTGCCGCTGGGCATCTATGACAATGCATTGGCATTGCCGATATTGGCCGAGCTCGCTGTGTCGCTGGGTCTGTCGGGTCCGCAGGCCTGA